The following are from one region of the Pseudazoarcus pumilus genome:
- a CDS encoding oxidoreductase, giving the protein MNQSLHADEARLLYAGLREIAAGSFPRRCGCCGREYATPEQWLRETQPVPRGSGLKEAADEEGVAVVVELFRNCACGSTLMETFDDRRDMSDAGERRRRYFGRMLDVLVQRGLRRDEARRELLDARRGRISERLRELLESGAMRRTG; this is encoded by the coding sequence GTGAATCAGAGTCTGCACGCCGATGAGGCCCGCCTGCTCTATGCCGGCCTGCGAGAGATCGCGGCCGGCAGTTTTCCGCGTCGCTGCGGCTGTTGCGGCCGCGAGTACGCGACGCCGGAGCAATGGCTGCGCGAGACGCAGCCGGTGCCACGCGGCAGCGGGCTGAAGGAGGCCGCCGACGAGGAAGGGGTGGCCGTGGTCGTCGAACTGTTTCGCAACTGCGCCTGTGGTTCGACGCTGATGGAGACCTTCGACGATCGACGTGACATGAGCGACGCCGGCGAACGCCGGCGTCGTTATTTCGGCCGCATGCTCGATGTGCTGGTGCAACGCGGGCTGCGGCGCGACGAGGCGCGCCGGGAACTGCTCGACGCGCGTCGCGGGCGCATCAGCGAGCGCCTGCGCGAGCTGCTCGAATCGGGCGCGATGCGGCGCACCGGCTGA
- a CDS encoding PAS domain S-box protein → MQILSLFALDAYPPEAILFGHHEPGLTALSVLIAIAASIMALQVGGLARSAPDRFARNFAVLSGAVALAGGIWAMHFVGMLALDAGIEVSYDRTLTAASVLPAFVAAWIALRLFARRRIQTPQLLLGGTSIGLGIGAMHYTGMAAMRMDALLRLDAAWFVASIAVAVVFAIAALWIRFGLLRRHAIDETRAVVLGGIVMGLAISAMHYSGMAAAVFIGRREATHASGAGSATDLALWIGALSLGLVMLVALANALIRLHRLYRRVHDDEARMRAIVDTAVDAIVTIDGFGVITSFNASAERLFGWTADEVIGRNVRMLMPEPHAGAHDGYLAHYRRTGEARIIGVGREVTAKRRDGSPMPIRLAIGEARVAGGPVFVGYITDISARKAMEASLREREEQYASLIRNIPGTAFRCLPTREWEVIFVSDAVEQISGWPSEEFMSGRRNMADIVHPDDREPVFDCIAEALAEGGGYVTEYRVVHRDGSTRWVWESASGVCDEDGKVRWLDGVIIDISARREMEMDLRDAKERAEHAAEARSAFLANMSHEIRTPMNAIIGFSELLLDTPLRADQRRHLGTVHGAARSLLGLLNDILDTAKLEKGAIELETEDFSLRELVGHVADMFLLQAERKGVTLQLDYRATGEHFRGDALRIRQVLINLVGNAIKFTEHGHVRVEVTQDAALVRIAIADTGIGIDEARLAQIFDPFVQADASMSRRFGGTGLGTTIARQLVELMGGTIRAESRLGEGSTFEVCLPLAAGEAGMPGAFAGTRLPALRMLVADDVPDNLELLRVALGAAGHTVVTAADGEEVFRAFCHETFDVVLMDMQMPGVDGLEATRMIRDFERGSERAPTPVIALTASVLDKDRAAAREAGMDGFASKPIEWPALQREIARVLGLADSAGESPVSTEATSVGAVDWCAGEHRWGSRAALIDALRRFVAAQSDVPAAIAALLDSGERSAALAELHRLRGAAANLSLLRVERAAAALETALQGEMAEGVWRAGLADLSARLDEAMGEFGAAAIPATDRAVERDAAARGALVHHGEALLARLRAGGIDDDHLRALRAHIGVERYGVLCAAIDEFDFDRAVDCLQGELAAAREEEERG, encoded by the coding sequence ATGCAAATCCTCTCGCTCTTCGCGCTGGACGCCTACCCCCCGGAAGCCATCCTCTTTGGCCATCACGAACCGGGGCTGACCGCACTTTCCGTACTCATCGCGATCGCCGCATCCATCATGGCCTTGCAGGTGGGCGGGCTGGCGCGCAGCGCACCCGACCGCTTCGCGCGCAACTTCGCCGTGCTCAGTGGCGCCGTGGCGCTGGCCGGTGGCATCTGGGCCATGCACTTCGTCGGCATGCTCGCGCTCGATGCCGGCATCGAGGTGAGTTACGACCGCACGCTCACTGCGGCATCCGTGTTGCCGGCCTTCGTCGCGGCGTGGATCGCGCTGCGATTGTTCGCGCGCCGGCGCATCCAGACGCCGCAGTTGCTCCTCGGCGGTACTTCGATCGGGTTGGGCATCGGCGCGATGCACTACACCGGCATGGCGGCGATGCGCATGGACGCGCTGCTACGCCTCGATGCCGCATGGTTCGTCGCGTCCATCGCCGTGGCCGTGGTGTTCGCGATCGCCGCGCTGTGGATCCGCTTCGGCCTGCTGCGCCGTCACGCCATCGACGAGACGCGCGCCGTGGTGCTCGGCGGCATCGTGATGGGTCTGGCGATTTCGGCCATGCACTACAGCGGCATGGCTGCGGCAGTATTTATCGGTCGCCGCGAGGCGACTCACGCCAGCGGCGCTGGCTCGGCCACCGACCTGGCCTTGTGGATTGGCGCGCTTTCGCTGGGGCTGGTGATGCTCGTCGCGCTGGCCAATGCACTGATCCGCCTGCATCGCCTGTATCGCCGCGTGCATGACGACGAGGCGCGCATGCGCGCCATCGTCGACACTGCGGTCGACGCCATCGTGACGATCGATGGCTTCGGCGTCATCACCAGCTTCAATGCCTCGGCCGAGCGTCTGTTCGGCTGGACGGCAGACGAGGTGATCGGGCGCAACGTGCGCATGCTCATGCCCGAACCGCACGCGGGCGCACACGACGGCTATCTCGCGCATTACCGGCGCACCGGCGAGGCGCGCATCATCGGCGTCGGGCGCGAGGTCACGGCAAAGCGGCGCGACGGCAGCCCGATGCCGATCCGGCTGGCGATCGGCGAGGCGCGTGTGGCCGGCGGCCCGGTGTTCGTCGGCTACATCACCGACATTTCCGCGCGCAAGGCCATGGAAGCTTCGCTGCGCGAGCGCGAGGAGCAGTACGCTTCGCTGATACGCAACATCCCCGGCACCGCCTTCCGCTGCCTGCCCACGCGAGAGTGGGAGGTGATCTTTGTCAGCGACGCGGTCGAGCAGATCAGCGGTTGGCCCTCGGAGGAATTCATGTCCGGGCGTCGCAACATGGCCGATATCGTTCATCCGGACGATCGTGAGCCGGTGTTCGACTGCATCGCCGAGGCGCTCGCCGAGGGCGGTGGCTACGTAACCGAGTACCGCGTCGTGCATCGTGACGGCAGCACCCGTTGGGTGTGGGAGAGCGCCAGCGGCGTGTGCGACGAAGACGGCAAGGTGCGCTGGCTCGACGGCGTCATCATCGACATCAGCGCGCGCCGCGAGATGGAGATGGACCTGCGCGACGCCAAGGAGCGCGCCGAGCATGCCGCCGAGGCGCGCAGCGCCTTTCTCGCCAACATGAGTCACGAGATCCGCACGCCGATGAACGCCATCATCGGCTTCTCCGAGCTGCTGCTGGATACACCGCTGCGCGCCGACCAGCGCCGCCATCTGGGTACGGTGCACGGCGCGGCGCGCTCGCTGCTGGGCCTGCTCAACGACATCCTCGACACGGCCAAGCTCGAAAAGGGTGCGATCGAACTCGAAACGGAGGACTTCTCGCTGCGCGAGCTGGTCGGCCACGTCGCCGACATGTTCCTGCTGCAGGCCGAACGCAAGGGCGTCACGCTGCAACTCGACTACCGCGCGACCGGCGAACATTTCCGCGGCGACGCGCTGCGCATCCGTCAGGTGCTGATCAACCTGGTAGGCAATGCGATCAAGTTCACCGAGCACGGCCACGTGCGCGTCGAGGTCACGCAGGACGCCGCGCTCGTGCGCATCGCCATCGCCGATACCGGCATCGGCATCGACGAGGCGCGCCTGGCCCAGATCTTCGATCCCTTCGTGCAGGCAGACGCATCGATGAGCCGGCGCTTCGGCGGCACCGGCCTGGGCACCACCATCGCGCGCCAGCTCGTCGAACTGATGGGCGGCACGATCCGCGCCGAGAGCCGGCTTGGCGAGGGCTCCACCTTCGAAGTCTGTCTGCCGCTTGCGGCCGGCGAGGCCGGCATGCCGGGGGCCTTCGCGGGCACGCGATTGCCCGCGCTGCGCATGCTGGTGGCCGACGACGTGCCCGACAACCTGGAGCTGCTGCGCGTCGCCCTGGGCGCGGCCGGTCACACCGTGGTGACCGCGGCCGATGGCGAGGAAGTTTTCCGCGCCTTCTGCCACGAGACATTCGATGTGGTGTTGATGGACATGCAGATGCCCGGCGTGGACGGCCTCGAGGCCACGCGCATGATCCGTGACTTCGAACGTGGCAGCGAGCGCGCACCGACGCCGGTGATCGCACTCACGGCGAGCGTGCTCGACAAGGACCGCGCGGCCGCGCGCGAGGCCGGCATGGACGGCTTCGCCTCCAAGCCCATCGAGTGGCCGGCCCTGCAGCGCGAGATCGCACGCGTGCTGGGTCTGGCGGATTCGGCCGGCGAATCACCGGTGTCGACCGAAGCAACGTCGGTCGGTGCTGTGGACTGGTGCGCCGGCGAGCACCGCTGGGGGTCGCGCGCTGCACTCATCGATGCGCTGCGCCGCTTCGTGGCGGCGCAGTCCGACGTGCCCGCGGCGATCGCGGCCCTGCTGGACAGCGGGGAGCGCAGCGCGGCGCTGGCCGAACTGCACCGTCTGCGCGGGGCGGCGGCCAACCTGTCGCTGTTGCGCGTCGAACGTGCCGCCGCTGCGCTGGAGACGGCCTTGCAGGGCGAGATGGCCGAGGGCGTGTGGCGCGCAGGACTGGCCGATCTGTCGGCCCGGCTCGACGAGGCCATGGGCGAATTCGGCGCGGCTGCGATCCCCGCAACGGATCGCGCCGTCGAGCGCGATGCGGCGGCGCGCGGCGCGCTCGTGCATCATGGCGAGGCGCTGCTGGCGCGCCTGCGTGCCGGCGGCATCGACGACGATCACCTGCGCGCGCTGCGCGCACACATCGGCGTGGAGCGCTACGGCGTGCTGTGCGCCGCAATCGACGAATTCGACTTCGACCGCGCGGTCGATTGTCTGCAGGGCGAACTGGCCGCTGCACGCGAGGAGGAGGAGCGAGGATGA
- a CDS encoding HD domain-containing phosphohydrolase, producing the protein MSETGEGDARPCLLLVDDEPSNLHVLREILQEDYRLLFARDGERALQIARSSHPDLIVLDVMMPGLTGYEVCRTLKDEAATAPIPVIFVSALAEVGDETRGFDAGGVDYLTKPVSPAVVRARVRTHLKLVRVEELVATRLAIVQRLGVAAEYKDDETGRHVIRMSHYSRVLALAAGLGERVADEILHAAPMHDVGKIGIPDAILRKPGKLDADEWKIMASHVEIGARIIGEHETGLLALARRIALCHHEKWDGSGYPAGLAGEDIPIEARIVAIADVFDALTSERPYKHAWPVEEAVALLQRERGRHFDARLVDLFVEHLPEMLEIRARWAD; encoded by the coding sequence ATGAGCGAAACGGGCGAAGGGGACGCGCGACCGTGTCTGCTATTGGTCGACGACGAGCCGTCGAATCTGCACGTGCTGCGCGAGATTCTGCAGGAGGACTATCGCCTGCTGTTCGCCCGCGACGGCGAGCGTGCCCTGCAGATCGCACGCAGTTCACACCCCGACCTGATCGTGCTCGACGTGATGATGCCCGGCCTGACCGGCTACGAAGTGTGCCGCACCCTCAAGGACGAGGCGGCCACCGCGCCGATTCCGGTGATCTTCGTCTCGGCGCTGGCCGAGGTCGGCGACGAGACGCGCGGCTTCGACGCCGGTGGCGTGGACTATCTCACCAAGCCGGTCAGCCCGGCGGTGGTGCGCGCGCGCGTGCGCACCCACCTGAAGTTGGTGCGCGTCGAGGAACTGGTCGCCACGCGGCTGGCGATCGTGCAGCGCCTGGGGGTGGCCGCCGAGTACAAGGACGACGAGACCGGTCGCCACGTGATCCGCATGAGCCACTACTCGCGCGTGCTGGCGCTCGCCGCCGGCCTGGGCGAGCGCGTCGCCGACGAGATTTTGCACGCGGCACCGATGCACGACGTGGGCAAGATCGGCATTCCCGACGCCATTCTGCGCAAGCCCGGCAAGCTCGACGCGGACGAGTGGAAGATCATGGCCAGCCATGTCGAGATCGGCGCGCGCATCATCGGCGAGCATGAGACCGGCCTGCTCGCGCTGGCGCGGCGCATCGCGCTGTGCCACCACGAGAAATGGGACGGTTCGGGCTATCCGGCCGGGCTGGCGGGCGAAGACATCCCCATCGAGGCACGCATCGTCGCCATCGCCGACGTGTTCGACGCGCTCACCAGTGAGCGCCCCTACAAGCATGCCTGGCCGGTGGAAGAGGCGGTGGCGCTGCTGCAACGAGAGCGCGGCCGGCATTTCGACGCGCGCCTGGTCGACCTGTTCGTCGAGCACCTGCCCGAGATGCTCGAGATCCGCGCGCGCTGGGCCGATTGA
- the msrB gene encoding peptide-methionine (R)-S-oxide reductase MsrB, with amino-acid sequence MKRRTFLNGLAGFAAVPFLPAAHAATEGGTTTMIDKLELSDDEWKKRLTADQYRILRREGTEAPFTSPLNDEKRAGTYHCAGCDLPLFTSDMKFDSGTGWPSFYTHLPDAFGTKRDFKLLWPRTEYHCARCGGHHGHVFNDGPPPTGERWCNNGLALRFEPAAG; translated from the coding sequence ATGAAACGACGCACATTTCTCAACGGGCTGGCCGGCTTCGCCGCCGTCCCGTTCCTGCCCGCCGCCCATGCGGCCACCGAGGGAGGCACGACGACGATGATCGACAAGCTCGAACTGAGCGACGACGAGTGGAAGAAACGGCTCACCGCGGATCAGTACCGCATCCTGCGCCGTGAAGGCACCGAGGCGCCGTTCACGAGCCCGCTCAACGACGAGAAGCGAGCCGGCACCTACCATTGCGCCGGCTGCGACCTGCCGCTGTTCACGTCCGACATGAAATTCGACAGCGGTACCGGCTGGCCCAGCTTCTACACGCATCTGCCCGACGCTTTCGGCACCAAGCGCGACTTCAAGCTGCTGTGGCCGCGCACCGAATACCATTGCGCGCGCTGCGGCGGCCACCACGGCCACGTCTTCAACGACGGCCCGCCCCCCACCGGCGAACGCTGGTGCAACAACGGCCTGGCGCTGCGCTTCGAGCCGGCGGCCGGCTGA
- the msrA gene encoding peptide-methionine (S)-S-oxide reductase MsrA: MKYAIALLARTAVTVFALATLPLHAEQAPADGHAVATFAGGCFWCMEPPYDELEGVISTTSGYTDGHTENPTYKQVTSGRTGHTEAVQVVYDPAKVSFEKLVEVFWRNIDPTDIKGQFCDRGSQYRPTLFYHDAAQREIAERSRTALERSKPFDAEINTPIVAASTFYAAEEYHQDYYVKNPIRYKYYRNGCGRDRRLEQLWGASR, translated from the coding sequence ATGAAGTACGCCATCGCTCTGCTCGCCCGCACCGCCGTCACCGTTTTCGCCCTGGCAACCTTGCCGCTGCACGCCGAACAGGCACCCGCGGACGGACACGCCGTCGCCACCTTCGCCGGCGGCTGCTTCTGGTGCATGGAACCGCCCTACGACGAGCTCGAGGGCGTGATCTCGACGACCTCGGGCTACACCGACGGCCACACCGAAAACCCGACCTACAAGCAGGTCACCAGCGGACGCACCGGACACACCGAGGCCGTGCAGGTGGTCTATGACCCGGCAAAGGTCAGCTTCGAGAAGCTCGTAGAAGTGTTCTGGCGCAACATCGACCCGACCGACATCAAGGGCCAGTTCTGCGATCGCGGCAGCCAGTACCGCCCGACGCTGTTCTACCACGACGCGGCACAGCGCGAGATCGCCGAACGCTCCAGGACCGCGCTGGAACGCAGCAAGCCGTTCGACGCCGAAATCAACACACCCATCGTCGCCGCCAGCACCTTCTACGCGGCTGAGGAATACCACCAGGACTACTACGTGAAGAACCCGATCCGCTACAAGTACTACCGCAACGGCTGCGGGCGCGACCGGCGCCTGGAGCAACTGTGGGGCGCGAGCCGCTGA
- a CDS encoding HDOD domain-containing protein — MHDFDSQLRAFGERIEREMLEGQLNFPTVLDLSVRIKTIADDPDSSLDDIAVVVRAEPVLAAKAVRMANSVVMNPYGNPVTGVNDAVRRIGLDSLRCLAFAVAAEQVAQDFRSHTMKLIATGLWMHSVDVACWSHVIARETRAANPDTAMFAGMMVDIGQFFLLARAGEYPALEQDMDRFAEFVSTWHAPVGRAILEVFGMPETILDAFRQEDPLIEAWPPTSLTHTLQIARVATESPNPFDSLLGRGSPSLTDALAGSATEPEALQQMLAEVDSGRRELLASLNG, encoded by the coding sequence ATGCACGACTTCGATTCGCAGTTGCGCGCCTTCGGTGAGCGCATCGAGCGCGAGATGCTCGAAGGGCAGCTGAACTTCCCCACCGTGCTCGATTTGTCGGTGCGCATCAAGACCATCGCCGACGACCCGGACTCCTCTCTCGACGACATCGCGGTCGTCGTGCGCGCCGAGCCGGTGCTCGCGGCCAAGGCCGTACGCATGGCCAACTCCGTCGTGATGAACCCCTATGGCAACCCGGTCACCGGGGTCAACGACGCGGTGCGCCGCATCGGGCTCGACTCCCTGCGCTGCCTGGCCTTCGCGGTGGCCGCCGAACAGGTGGCGCAGGATTTCCGCTCGCACACCATGAAGCTCATCGCCACCGGGCTGTGGATGCATTCGGTCGACGTCGCCTGCTGGTCGCACGTGATCGCACGCGAGACGCGCGCCGCCAATCCGGACACCGCGATGTTTGCCGGCATGATGGTCGACATCGGCCAGTTCTTCCTGCTCGCGCGCGCCGGCGAATACCCCGCGCTGGAACAGGACATGGACCGCTTCGCCGAATTCGTCAGCACCTGGCATGCGCCGGTCGGCCGCGCCATCCTCGAGGTCTTCGGCATGCCCGAGACCATCCTCGACGCATTCCGCCAGGAAGACCCGCTGATCGAGGCCTGGCCACCCACCTCACTCACCCATACGCTGCAGATCGCCCGCGTCGCGACCGAGTCGCCCAACCCCTTCGACAGCCTGCTCGGCCGCGGCAGCCCCAGCCTCACCGACGCGCTCGCCGGCAGTGCCACCGAACCCGAAGCGCTGCAACAGATGCTCGCCGAAGTCGACTCCGGCCGACGCGAACTGCTCGCATCGCTCAACGGCTGA
- a CDS encoding GlcG/HbpS family heme-binding protein translates to MKTRQILSLEDARTIAAAAEAEAVRNGWNVVIAVADHGGHLMWLQRLDEAPLMSITVAPEKARACVHARRSSKLLEDMVNGGRTAGLHLPVQCIEGGEMIIVDGELVGAVGVSGVKPFEDAQIARAGIEALGARCEF, encoded by the coding sequence ATGAAGACGCGCCAGATCCTCTCCCTCGAAGACGCCCGCACGATCGCCGCCGCCGCCGAGGCCGAGGCCGTTCGCAATGGCTGGAACGTCGTCATCGCCGTGGCCGACCACGGCGGACACCTGATGTGGCTGCAACGCCTGGACGAGGCACCGCTGATGAGCATCACCGTCGCGCCCGAGAAGGCGCGCGCCTGCGTGCACGCGCGCCGCTCCAGCAAGCTGCTCGAAGACATGGTCAATGGCGGGCGCACCGCCGGCCTGCATCTGCCGGTACAGTGCATCGAGGGGGGCGAGATGATCATCGTCGACGGCGAGCTGGTGGGCGCCGTAGGTGTGTCCGGCGTCAAGCCCTTCGAGGACGCGCAGATTGCACGCGCCGGCATCGAGGCCCTCGGCGCGCGCTGCGAATTCTGA
- a CDS encoding glycerate kinase type-2 family protein, with translation MSDPRQLLRQMFDAAILAAQPEHCIPRFLPEPPRGRTIVIGAGKASAEMARALEKHWPGELSGVVVTRYGYAVPCRKVEILEAAHPVPDQAGLDASRRILETVQGLTEDDLVICLISGGGSALLPLPGEGITLEDKQAINRALLRSGANISEMNCVRRHLSQIKGGRLAAACHPARVVNLLISDVPGDNPMDIASGPTVPDPTTREDARDILRRYGIDVPAAAMRYLDSDAGESVKPGDARLAGNVTHLIATPQMALEAAAEVARKAGITPVILGDTIEGEAKDVGKVFAGITHQVATREQPFTRPCVILSGGETTVTVKGEGRGGRNVEFLLSLAIELDGMEEVYALAGDTDGVDGLEEIAGAIATPDTLARAWKMGMRPRDALAENDGHGFFEKLGDSVVTGPTLTNVNDFRAILLP, from the coding sequence ATGTCCGATCCCCGTCAGTTGCTGCGCCAGATGTTCGACGCGGCCATCCTCGCCGCCCAGCCCGAGCACTGCATCCCGCGTTTCCTGCCCGAGCCGCCGCGCGGGCGCACCATCGTCATCGGCGCCGGCAAGGCCTCGGCCGAGATGGCGCGCGCGCTCGAAAAGCACTGGCCGGGCGAACTCTCCGGCGTGGTCGTCACGCGCTACGGCTATGCCGTGCCGTGCCGGAAAGTGGAAATCCTCGAGGCCGCCCACCCGGTGCCCGACCAGGCCGGGCTGGACGCCTCGCGCCGCATTCTGGAGACCGTGCAGGGGCTGACCGAGGACGATCTGGTGATCTGCCTGATCTCGGGCGGTGGCTCGGCCCTGCTGCCCTTGCCGGGCGAAGGCATCACGCTCGAGGACAAGCAGGCCATCAACCGCGCCCTGCTGCGCTCGGGCGCCAACATCTCCGAGATGAACTGCGTGCGTCGCCATCTCTCGCAGATCAAGGGCGGACGCCTGGCCGCGGCCTGTCATCCGGCACGCGTCGTAAACCTGCTGATCTCCGACGTTCCGGGCGACAATCCCATGGACATCGCCTCCGGCCCCACCGTGCCGGACCCCACGACGCGCGAGGACGCGCGTGACATCCTGCGCCGCTATGGCATCGACGTGCCTGCCGCCGCGATGCGCTATCTGGATTCGGACGCTGGCGAGAGCGTCAAGCCGGGCGATGCGCGTCTGGCCGGCAATGTCACGCATCTCATCGCGACACCGCAAATGGCACTGGAAGCGGCGGCCGAAGTGGCCCGCAAGGCCGGCATCACCCCGGTGATCCTCGGCGACACCATCGAGGGCGAGGCCAAGGACGTCGGCAAGGTCTTCGCCGGCATCACCCACCAGGTGGCCACGCGCGAACAGCCGTTCACGCGCCCGTGCGTGATCCTGTCGGGCGGCGAGACCACCGTCACCGTCAAGGGCGAAGGTCGTGGCGGGCGCAACGTAGAATTCCTGCTCTCGCTCGCCATCGAGCTCGACGGCATGGAAGAGGTGTACGCGCTCGCCGGCGACACCGACGGCGTCGACGGGCTCGAGGAGATCGCCGGCGCCATCGCCACGCCGGACACACTAGCGCGCGCCTGGAAGATGGGCATGCGCCCGCGCGACGCACTCGCCGAGAACGACGGCCATGGCTTCTTCGAGAAGCTCGGCGACTCCGTCGTCACCGGTCCGACGCTGACCAACGTCAACGATTTTCGTGCGATCCTCTTGCCCTGA
- the hyi gene encoding hydroxypyruvate isomerase, whose translation MPKFAANLTMLYNEVDFMDRFKAAADDGFKGVEYLFPYPYAAADLAAKLKEHGLTQVLHNLPAGDWGAGERGIACHPDRVEEFKKGVDQAIEYATALGCKQVNCLAGKVPEGVSQEQAHATFVSNLKFAADKLKAAGIRLLIEPINTFDIPGFFLCYTAQAAAILDEVGSDNLFIQYDIYHAQRMEGELTNTFKAHQARIAHVQLADNPGRNEPGTGEINYAFLFKALDGAGYDGWIGCEYKPAGNTSAGMGWREALTK comes from the coding sequence ATGCCGAAATTCGCTGCCAACCTCACCATGCTCTACAACGAAGTCGATTTCATGGATCGCTTCAAGGCCGCCGCCGACGACGGCTTCAAGGGCGTCGAGTACCTCTTCCCCTACCCCTACGCGGCTGCCGACCTGGCCGCCAAGCTCAAGGAACACGGCCTGACCCAGGTACTGCACAACCTGCCGGCCGGTGACTGGGGCGCGGGCGAGCGCGGCATCGCGTGCCATCCGGATCGCGTCGAGGAGTTCAAGAAGGGCGTGGACCAGGCCATCGAGTACGCCACGGCGCTGGGCTGCAAGCAGGTCAACTGCCTCGCCGGCAAGGTGCCCGAGGGCGTCAGCCAGGAACAGGCGCACGCGACCTTCGTGTCCAACCTCAAGTTCGCCGCCGACAAGCTCAAGGCCGCCGGCATCCGCCTGCTGATCGAGCCCATCAACACCTTCGACATCCCGGGCTTCTTCCTGTGCTACACCGCCCAGGCCGCCGCGATTCTCGACGAAGTGGGTTCGGACAACCTGTTCATCCAGTACGACATCTACCATGCCCAGCGCATGGAGGGTGAGCTGACCAACACCTTCAAGGCGCATCAGGCGCGCATCGCCCACGTGCAGCTGGCCGACAACCCCGGCCGCAACGAACCGGGCACCGGCGAGATCAACTACGCCTTCCTGTTCAAGGCCCTCGACGGCGCCGGCTACGACGGCTGGATCGGCTGCGAGTACAAGCCGGCCGGCAACACCTCGGCCGGCATGGGCTGGCGCGAAGCGCTCACCAAGTAA